One region of Vibrio sp. FE10 genomic DNA includes:
- the phnE gene encoding phosphonate ABC transporter, permease protein PhnE produces the protein MTTASIDREWQRFTPNERVARFAVYLSLVCAIVWSWQTVEVIPEFLYDAPAQFADMFERMVPMDYAFYPESIHAAMIETLHIATLGTLFTLVFAIPLALMNAPNITPNKALNWIAQFFLVSSRSVNSLVWALLFIALFGPGVLAGIMAIAIRSIGFVGKLLAEAIAEVNMGPIEALRATGASWMSVLLKGYWPQVMPAFYSIVLFRWDINVRESAVLGLVGAGGIGVVLNDAQNLFEWQKVSMVLVSIFAVVIVAEAVVIHIRNKLI, from the coding sequence ATGACAACTGCATCTATCGATAGAGAGTGGCAGCGCTTTACACCAAACGAACGTGTGGCTCGATTTGCCGTTTACCTTAGCCTTGTGTGCGCCATCGTGTGGTCTTGGCAGACCGTTGAAGTGATTCCAGAGTTTTTATACGACGCGCCAGCGCAGTTTGCCGACATGTTCGAACGAATGGTGCCAATGGACTACGCGTTCTATCCTGAGTCGATTCACGCAGCGATGATTGAAACACTGCACATCGCCACGTTGGGTACCTTGTTTACCTTGGTATTTGCTATTCCTTTGGCGCTGATGAATGCGCCAAATATCACTCCGAATAAAGCCTTGAACTGGATTGCTCAATTCTTTCTCGTGTCTTCACGTTCAGTGAATTCATTGGTTTGGGCGTTGTTGTTCATCGCACTGTTTGGCCCCGGTGTTCTCGCAGGGATTATGGCGATTGCCATTCGCAGTATCGGCTTTGTAGGGAAGCTGTTAGCGGAAGCAATTGCTGAAGTGAACATGGGGCCTATTGAAGCTTTACGCGCGACTGGAGCTTCGTGGATGAGCGTTTTACTGAAAGGTTATTGGCCACAAGTGATGCCAGCGTTCTATTCCATCGTACTGTTCCGTTGGGACATTAATGTACGTGAATCTGCGGTACTCGGTTTGGTGGGCGCTGGTGGTATTGGCGTGGTGCTAAACGACGCGCAGAACCTTTTCGAGTGGCAAAAAGTTTCAATGGTATTAGTGAGTATCTTCGCCGTGGTTATCGTTGCAGAAGCAGTGGTGATCCACATCCGTAACAAGCTGATCTAA
- the phnE gene encoding phosphonate ABC transporter, permease protein PhnE translates to MAGLNPSSSPSVSSSTSPAKHENPFKTSWTNRAIIAAIIGYLFYSFATLGLTFDRLVIGFGESERLLSRMFPPDFSRTNLLLSGLAESLQIAIISSFFGIVISLFLGLLAARNMMPSIVSTPIRGFIALCRSFHPVIIAILFVKAVGFGALAGILTLVFASIGFIAKLFAEAIEEISFKPVEAIKATGASFVSVILYAVMPQVFTRFIGFASYQLDSNLRNSTMVGIVGAGGLGGTLFSAFQRFDYDFVAAILITIIALILVGEFLSNIVRRIF, encoded by the coding sequence ATGGCTGGATTAAATCCAAGCTCGTCGCCAAGCGTTTCATCAAGCACATCGCCAGCGAAGCACGAGAATCCGTTCAAAACCTCATGGACTAACCGTGCCATTATCGCTGCAATCATTGGCTACTTGTTTTACAGCTTTGCGACGTTAGGGCTGACCTTTGATCGTTTGGTCATCGGTTTTGGTGAAAGTGAGCGGTTACTATCAAGAATGTTTCCGCCAGATTTTTCGCGTACTAATTTACTGCTAAGTGGCTTAGCGGAGAGCTTACAGATAGCGATCATTTCGAGTTTCTTCGGCATCGTCATTTCGCTGTTTCTTGGCTTACTTGCTGCGAGAAACATGATGCCTTCGATTGTATCAACACCGATTCGTGGCTTCATCGCACTGTGTCGTTCTTTCCACCCAGTGATTATCGCTATCTTGTTTGTGAAAGCGGTTGGCTTTGGTGCTCTGGCGGGGATTCTGACTTTAGTATTCGCATCTATCGGTTTCATCGCCAAGTTGTTTGCTGAGGCCATTGAAGAGATCTCTTTTAAACCGGTTGAAGCGATTAAAGCGACGGGGGCGAGCTTTGTCAGCGTCATTCTGTACGCGGTGATGCCACAGGTATTTACTCGTTTTATTGGTTTTGCTAGCTACCAGTTGGACTCAAACTTACGTAATTCAACCATGGTTGGCATCGTGGGGGCGGGTGGCCTTGGCGGTACACTTTTCTCAGCATTCCAACGTTTTGACTACGACTTCGTCGCCGCTATTTTGATCACCATTATCGCGTTGATTCTTGTGGGTGAATTTCTTTCCAATATTGTTAGGAGAATCTTCTAA
- the phnC gene encoding phosphonate ABC transporter ATP-binding protein, which translates to MAVASYEGIKINNLFHEYVAGKPILKGINIDIDEPGIIAIIGPSGTGKSTLLRCINRLNDPSQGEIIFDGADLTQLKGQALRKQRRHIGMVFQEYNLVERLTVIENVLSGRLGYMTAWNAWRRNYSAEDLAKAFELLEFVGLQDFANQRADSLSGGQRQRVGIARAVMQDPYILLADEPTSSLDPKTAVEIMELMETFAEQKNIPVLVNIHDVNLAKRYAKRIIGMCNGKVHYDGSPEGISEEDLKIIYGGESWLD; encoded by the coding sequence ATGGCCGTAGCAAGCTATGAAGGAATAAAGATAAACAACCTTTTCCACGAATATGTGGCAGGCAAGCCAATCCTTAAAGGCATTAATATTGATATCGATGAACCAGGCATCATCGCGATCATTGGTCCATCTGGTACCGGTAAAAGTACGCTTCTGCGTTGTATCAACCGACTCAACGATCCAAGCCAAGGCGAAATCATTTTTGATGGCGCAGACCTGACTCAATTAAAAGGTCAAGCGCTACGTAAACAGCGTCGACACATAGGTATGGTGTTCCAAGAATATAACCTCGTGGAACGTTTAACGGTTATCGAGAACGTGTTGAGTGGTCGTTTGGGTTACATGACCGCTTGGAATGCATGGCGTCGTAACTACTCAGCTGAAGACTTAGCAAAAGCGTTCGAGCTACTTGAATTTGTAGGCCTACAAGACTTTGCAAACCAACGTGCCGACAGTTTATCGGGCGGCCAAAGACAGCGTGTTGGTATTGCTCGCGCAGTCATGCAAGACCCATATATCTTATTGGCGGATGAACCAACGTCATCACTCGACCCAAAAACCGCGGTTGAGATCATGGAGTTGATGGAAACCTTCGCAGAACAGAAAAACATCCCAGTGTTGGTGAATATCCACGATGTGAACTTAGCCAAACGTTATGCCAAGCGCATCATCGGCATGTGTAATGGCAAGGTGCATTACGATGGCAGCCCTGAAGGTATTTCAGAAGAAGACCTAAAAATCATTTATGGGGGTGAGTCATGGCTGGATTAA
- the phnD gene encoding phosphate/phosphite/phosphonate ABC transporter substrate-binding protein, which yields MKISVKGLLIASSLLLPSMAMASDCSSRGVLDDRYCDENQDLVADSPKNPDEWNDPSTLVFTYTPVEDPALYKDAFADFQAHLSKITGKRVIYYTVHSNSAQVEAMRSGRLHVAGFSTGPTGYAVNLAGYVPIAVKGDESGFQGYNLITIVRKDSGINKMSDLKGKKVAHTSASSNSGNLAPRALFPAKGLVPDEDYKVLYSGKHDQSILGVFNGDYDAAPVASDVYDRMVAAGRVDDSELKIIYRSPRFPTSAFGYAYNLKPELVEKINEAFFSYRFTPEMSASFKGADRFSPISYKEEWDVIRDIAHATGTAYTKTGLKKLAEKDAAKRAKKKAAELAKQANNG from the coding sequence ATGAAAATCAGTGTTAAAGGACTGTTAATCGCTAGCTCATTACTACTTCCTTCAATGGCTATGGCAAGCGACTGCTCTAGTCGTGGTGTGTTAGACGATCGATACTGTGATGAAAACCAAGATTTGGTCGCCGATTCACCGAAGAACCCAGATGAGTGGAACGACCCAAGTACGCTTGTGTTTACTTACACGCCAGTAGAAGACCCAGCGTTGTACAAAGATGCGTTTGCAGATTTCCAAGCTCACCTGAGTAAAATTACAGGTAAGCGAGTGATTTACTACACAGTTCACTCGAACTCTGCACAAGTAGAAGCGATGCGTTCTGGTCGACTGCATGTTGCAGGTTTTTCGACTGGCCCGACTGGCTACGCAGTTAACCTCGCGGGTTACGTTCCAATCGCAGTGAAAGGTGACGAGTCGGGCTTCCAAGGCTACAACCTAATCACGATTGTGCGTAAAGACAGCGGCATTAACAAAATGTCTGATCTGAAAGGTAAAAAGGTTGCACACACTTCTGCATCTTCCAACTCTGGCAACCTAGCTCCTCGTGCGTTATTCCCAGCGAAAGGCCTAGTGCCAGATGAAGATTACAAAGTGCTTTATTCAGGTAAGCATGACCAATCTATTCTCGGTGTGTTCAATGGAGACTATGATGCGGCACCTGTGGCATCTGACGTTTATGACCGCATGGTCGCAGCAGGTCGTGTCGACGATTCTGAACTGAAGATCATCTACCGTAGCCCACGCTTCCCAACGTCTGCGTTTGGCTATGCTTACAACCTAAAACCAGAGCTCGTTGAGAAGATCAACGAGGCTTTCTTTAGCTACCGCTTTACACCAGAAATGAGCGCATCGTTTAAAGGTGCCGACCGTTTCTCTCCAATCAGCTACAAAGAAGAGTGGGATGTGATTCGTGATATCGCTCATGCGACAGGTACGGCTTACACCAAAACTGGCTTGAAGAAATTGGCTGAAAAAGATGCGGCTAAACGTGCAAAGAAAAAAGCCGCTGAGCTAGCAAAACAAGCAAACAACGGCTAA
- a CDS encoding glycerophosphodiester phosphodiesterase family protein produces MKQILKGSIALILGVSSMTAWAAAESADLGPRPLFLVNNMDESPLKTKLLSCSEGPFHRSDFSIGHRGAAMQFPEHTKESYLAAIQMGAGVVECDVTFTKDKALVCRHSQSDLHTTTDVLAHPDLAKKCSTPFTPANPATGEDAQVECRTSDFTLAEFKTLKGKMDGANPKATTVEEYMNGTPGWRTDLYSQSGTLMTHAESAALFKEHGVKVTPELKSAAVEMPFNGFSQEMYAQKLVDELKEAGFEPSETYLQSFNLDDVKYWVNETPKFGKQAVYLDDRVYEQADFVASVENMKELHDAGVNIIAPPLFALVELGENNELVASNYAKLAKDADLEIIAWTLERSGPLAQGGGWYYQSVKDGINNDGDMMKMLDVLAQDVGVMGVFSDWPATVTYYANCMDSDA; encoded by the coding sequence ATGAAGCAAATACTGAAAGGTTCGATTGCTCTGATACTAGGCGTGAGCTCGATGACGGCATGGGCCGCAGCAGAATCAGCCGACTTAGGTCCTCGTCCCCTCTTTTTAGTGAACAATATGGATGAGAGCCCTTTGAAAACCAAACTGTTGAGTTGCAGTGAAGGACCTTTTCATCGTAGTGATTTTTCTATTGGACATCGCGGAGCTGCGATGCAGTTTCCTGAGCATACTAAGGAATCCTACTTAGCAGCGATTCAAATGGGTGCGGGCGTCGTGGAATGTGATGTGACTTTCACTAAAGACAAGGCGTTGGTATGTCGTCACTCTCAAAGTGATCTGCATACCACAACCGATGTTTTGGCGCATCCAGATCTCGCTAAGAAGTGTTCAACACCGTTCACGCCAGCCAATCCAGCGACAGGCGAAGATGCGCAGGTTGAGTGTCGTACCTCTGATTTCACGCTAGCGGAGTTTAAGACTCTTAAAGGGAAAATGGATGGTGCGAATCCAAAAGCAACCACGGTTGAAGAGTACATGAATGGCACACCTGGTTGGAGAACCGATCTTTACAGCCAAAGTGGCACACTGATGACACACGCCGAAAGTGCGGCATTGTTTAAAGAGCATGGAGTGAAGGTGACTCCAGAACTTAAATCGGCGGCGGTAGAAATGCCTTTCAATGGTTTTAGCCAAGAGATGTACGCGCAGAAGCTGGTGGATGAGCTGAAAGAGGCGGGCTTTGAGCCTTCGGAGACTTACTTGCAGTCATTCAACTTAGATGATGTGAAGTACTGGGTTAATGAGACGCCTAAGTTCGGTAAGCAAGCCGTTTATCTTGACGACCGTGTCTATGAGCAAGCGGACTTTGTCGCGTCTGTTGAAAACATGAAAGAGCTTCACGATGCGGGTGTGAATATCATCGCGCCACCTCTGTTTGCTTTGGTTGAGCTAGGTGAGAACAACGAATTGGTTGCGTCAAACTACGCGAAACTGGCAAAGGATGCTGACCTTGAGATTATTGCATGGACACTTGAGCGTTCGGGCCCACTAGCGCAAGGCGGCGGTTGGTATTACCAAAGCGTGAAAGATGGCATCAACAATGATGGCGACATGATGAAAATGCTTGATGTACTGGCGCAAGATGTCGGTGTCATGGGCGTATTCAGCGACTGGCCTGCAACGGTAACTTATTACGCAAACTGTATGGACAGCGACGCTTAG